From a region of the Etheostoma cragini isolate CJK2018 chromosome 20, CSU_Ecrag_1.0, whole genome shotgun sequence genome:
- the sptlc2a gene encoding serine palmitoyltransferase 2, producing the protein MTESSATKPVNGDVGPRVKNGLKPERNGLEKSLHRCHERQPKHHCHPEEEEVHASSHGDLYSRPFVESFEETPMLVAVFTYMSYGILTIFGYLRDFLRHWKIEKRQIAREKEEQKDFVPLYQDFENFYNRNIYMRIRDSWNRPLCSVPGAKMDLLEQATHDYNWTFHYTGRVMLDVINLGSYNYLGFADNTGPCADSAAEVTMKYGVGVASTRQEIGNLDRHEEMEKLVARFLGVESAMTFGMGFATNSMNIPALSGKGCLILSDELNHASLVLGARLSGSTIRVFKHNNMQSLEKLLREAIVHGQPRTHRPWKKILILVEGIYSMEGSVVRLPEVIALKKRYRAYLYLDEAHSIGALGPRGRGVVDYFGLDPCDVDVMMGTFTKSFGAAGGYIAGKRELIEYLRSHSHSAVYATSMSPPVMEQIITSMKCIMGEDGTTIGCDRVRQLAKNTVYFRERLREMGFIIYGNEGSPVVPMMLYMPAKIGAFAREMLKRNIGVVGVGFPATPIIESRARFCISAAHTKEVLDTALSVISEVGDLLQLKYSRRKIQPSLARPFDDNVYEDIDD; encoded by the exons ATGACCGAAAGCTCCGCGACCAAGCCAGTCAACGGAGATGTGGGTCCGCGTGTGAAGAACGGACTGAAGCCGGAAAGAAACGGCTTGGAAAAGAGCCTCCACCGCTGCCATGAGCGGCAGCCGAAGCACCACTGCCACcccgaggaggaggag GTCCATGCATCATCACATGGGGACCTGTACAGCCGGCCCTTCGTCGAGTCTTTCGAGGAGACGCCCATGTTGGTGGCAGTGTTCACCTACATGAGCTACGGCATCCTGACCATCTTCGGCTACCTCCGTGACTTTCTCCGTCACTGGAAGATCGAAAAGCGTCAAATCgccagagagaaggaggaacaGAAG GACTTTGTGCCACTCTACCAGGATTTTGAGAACTTTTACAACAGAAACATCTACATGCGTATAAGAGATAGCTGGAACAGGCCCTTATGTAGCGTCCCGGGGGCCAAAATGGACCTGCTGGAACAAGCCACCCACGACTACAACTGGACTTTTCA TTACACAGGTCGGGTTATGCTGGATGTGATTAACTTGGGCTCGTATAATTACCTCGGCTTTGCTGACAACACAGGTCCGTGTGCTGACTCTGCAGCCGAGGTTACCATGAAGTACGGCGTCGGAGTTGCAAGCACCAGGCAGGAGATTG GTAACCTGGATAGACATGAGGAGATGGAGAAACTGGTGGCTAGGTTCCTGGGCGTGGAGTCCGCCATGACGTTTGGGATGGGGTTTGCAACCAACTCCATGAACATACCAGCACTGTCTGGCAAG GGCTGTCTGATTCTGAGTGATGAACTGAACCATGCCTCTCTGGTCCTGGGTGCTAGACTCTCCGGGTCCACCATCAGAGTCTTCAAACACAACA ACATGCAGAGCCTCGAGAAACTGCTGAGAGAGGCCATCGTTCACGGGCAGCCCAGGACTCACAGACCCTGGAAGAAGATCCTCATTCTGGTAGAGGGCATTTACAG CATGGAGGGAAGTGTAGTGCGCCTGCCAGAAGTGATTGCCCTGAAGAAGCGCTACCGGGCCTACCTTTACCTGGACGAGGCCCACAGCATAGGGGCGCTGGGGCCAAGAGGGAGAGGGGTGGTCGATTACTTTGGCCTAGACCCCTGTGATGTGGACGTCATGATGGGCACGTTTACCAAGAGCTTTGGTGCTGCTGGGGGATACATTGCAGGGAAAAGG GAGCTTATTGAGTACCTGCGCTCCCATTCCCACAGTGCGGTCTACGCCACCTCCATGTCTCCTCCGGTGATGGAGCAAATCATCACTTCTATGAAGTGCATTATGGGAGAGGATGGTACAACAATAG GCTGTGACCGTGTGCGACAGCTGGCAAAGAACACAGTCTATTTTCGTGAGAGGCTTCGAGAAATGGGCTTCATCATCTACGGCAATGAGGGCTCGCCTGTCGTACCCATGATGCTCTACATGCCTGCCAAGATAGG AGCGTTTGCCAGGGAGATGTTAAAGAGAAACATCGGGGTGGTGGGCGTTGGCTTCCCCGCTACGCCCATCATTGAGTCCCGGGCCCGCTTCTGCATCTCAGCCGCCCACACAAAAGAAGTGCTTGATACG GCGCTGAGTGTCATCAGTGAGGTAGGAGACCTTCTTCAGCTCAAGTATTCTCGACGCAAAATACAGCCGTCTTTGGCCCGGCCCTTTGATGATAATGTGTACGAGGACATTGACGACTGA
- the LOC117935636 gene encoding alcohol dehydrogenase 1 isoform X2, translating to MATVGKVIKCKAAVAWGPNKPLVMEEIEVAPPQAKEIRIKIVATGVCHTDLYHLFEGMHKDGFPAVLGHEGAGIVESVGPGVIEFQPGDKVIPLFVSQCRECRFCKSPKSNQCEKGWAADRYDVMASAESRFTCKGKKILQFMGTSTFSEYTVVNQMAVAKIDPAAPLDKVCLLGCGVCTGYGAAVNTAKVEPGSTCAVFGLGAVGLAAVMGCKAAGAKKIIAVDINPEKSEKAKVFGATDFVNPKDHSKPISQVLSEMTNGGVDFSLECVGNVGVMRSALESCVKGWGVSVLVGWTDMYDVTTRPIQLIAGRTWKGSLFGGFKGKDGVPQMVKAYLDKKVKLDEFITHNMTLAQVNDAIELMKQGKCIRTVLHVAPQ from the exons ATGGCCACAGTTGGTAAG GTAATCAAGTGCAAAGCAGCAGTGGCGTGGGGGCCCAACAAACCTTTGGTGATGGAGGAGATTGAGGTAGCCCCCCCCCAGGCCAAAGAGATCCGCATCAAG ATTGTTGCAACTGGGGTGTGCCACACGGACCTGTATCATCTTTTTGAGGGTATGCATAAAGATGGCTTCCCAGCAGTCCTTGGCCATGAGGGAGCCGGCATCGTAGAGAGTGTCGGGCCAGGAGTCATTGAATTTCAACCAG GAGACAAGGTGATTCCTCTGTTCGTCTCCCAGTGTAGAGAATGTCGCTTCTGTAAAAGTCCCAAATCCAACCAGTGTGAGAAAGGATG GGCTGCTGATCGTTATGATGTGATGGCATCAGCAGAATCCAGGTTTACCTGTAAGGGGAAGAAGATTCTGCAGTTCATGGGAACCAGTACCTTCTCTGAGTACACTGTGGTTAACCAGATGGCTGTGGCGAAGATCGACCCCGCTGCCCCTCTGGACAAAGTCTGTCTCCTTGGATGTGGGGTCTGCACAGGATATGGAGCCGCGGTTAATACTGCCAAG GTGGAACCAGGCTCCACATGTGCTGTGTTTGGCCTTGGAGCTGTGGGCTTGGCTGCAGTCATGGGCTGCAAGGCTGCCGGAGCCAAGAAGATTATCGCTGTTGACATCAATCCAGAGAAGTCTGAGAAGGCCAAGGTGTTTGGAGCGACCGACTTTGTGAACCCCAAGGATCACAGTAAACCCATTAGCCAAGTGCTGTCTGAGATGACCAACGGAGGAGTGGACTTCTCTCTGGAATGTGTCGGGAATGTGGGAGTCATG CGCAGTGCCTTGGAGTCCTGTGTGAAAGGTTGGGGTGTCAGCGTGCTGGTTGGCTGGACGGACATGTACGACGTTACTACCCGACCCATTCAGCTCATCGCTGGACGCACATGGAAGGGCTCCCTGTTTGGAG GATTTAAGGGTAAGGATGGTGTTCCTCAGATGGTTAAAGCCTATCTGGACAAGAAGGTGAAGTTGGATGAGTTCATCACTCACAACATGACTTTGGCCCAGGTTAATGATGCCATTGAACTGATGAAGCAAGGCAAATG
- the LOC117935636 gene encoding alcohol dehydrogenase 1 isoform X1, producing MATVGKVIKCKAAVAWGPNKPLVMEEIEVAPPQAKEIRIKIVATGVCHTDLYHLFEGMHKDGFPAVLGHEGAGIVESVGPGVIEFQPGDKVIPLFVSQCRECRFCKSPKSNQCEKGWAADRYDVMASAESRFTCKGKKILQFMGTSTFSEYTVVNQMAVAKIDPAAPLDKVCLLGCGVCTGYGAAVNTAKVEPGSTCAVFGLGAVGLAAVMGCKAAGAKKIIAVDINPEKSEKAKVFGATDFVNPKDHSKPISQVLSEMTNGGVDFSLECVGNVGVMRSALESCVKGWGVSVLVGWTDMYDVTTRPIQLIAGRTWKGSLFGGFKGKDGVPQMVKAYLDKKVKLDEFITHNMTLAQVNDAIELMKQGKCIRTVLNVSPQ from the exons ATGGCCACAGTTGGTAAG GTAATCAAGTGCAAAGCAGCAGTGGCGTGGGGGCCCAACAAACCTTTGGTGATGGAGGAGATTGAGGTAGCCCCCCCCCAGGCCAAAGAGATCCGCATCAAG ATTGTTGCAACTGGGGTGTGCCACACGGACCTGTATCATCTTTTTGAGGGTATGCATAAAGATGGCTTCCCAGCAGTCCTTGGCCATGAGGGAGCCGGCATCGTAGAGAGTGTCGGGCCAGGAGTCATTGAATTTCAACCAG GAGACAAGGTGATTCCTCTGTTCGTCTCCCAGTGTAGAGAATGTCGCTTCTGTAAAAGTCCCAAATCCAACCAGTGTGAGAAAGGATG GGCTGCTGATCGTTATGATGTGATGGCATCAGCAGAATCCAGGTTTACCTGTAAGGGGAAGAAGATTCTGCAGTTCATGGGAACCAGTACCTTCTCTGAGTACACTGTGGTTAACCAGATGGCTGTGGCGAAGATCGACCCCGCTGCCCCTCTGGACAAAGTCTGTCTCCTTGGATGTGGGGTCTGCACAGGATATGGAGCCGCGGTTAATACTGCCAAG GTGGAACCAGGCTCCACATGTGCTGTGTTTGGCCTTGGAGCTGTGGGCTTGGCTGCAGTCATGGGCTGCAAGGCTGCCGGAGCCAAGAAGATTATCGCTGTTGACATCAATCCAGAGAAGTCTGAGAAGGCCAAGGTGTTTGGAGCGACCGACTTTGTGAACCCCAAGGATCACAGTAAACCCATTAGCCAAGTGCTGTCTGAGATGACCAACGGAGGAGTGGACTTCTCTCTGGAATGTGTCGGGAATGTGGGAGTCATG CGCAGTGCCTTGGAGTCCTGTGTGAAAGGTTGGGGTGTCAGCGTGCTGGTTGGCTGGACGGACATGTACGACGTTACTACCCGACCCATTCAGCTCATCGCTGGACGCACATGGAAGGGCTCCCTGTTTGGAG GATTTAAGGGTAAGGATGGTGTTCCTCAGATGGTTAAAGCCTATCTGGACAAGAAGGTGAAGTTGGATGAGTTCATCACTCACAACATGACTTTGGCCCAGGTTAATGATGCCATTGAACTGATGAAGCAAGGCAAATG CATCCGGACAGTCCTGAACGTTTCTCCACAGTAA